The sequence GAAAAGTTTTAAAAGGGTTAAGAATGGCTGGACAATATGGAAATGCTACTGTTACAGTTCAAAACTTAAAAGTAGTTAAATTAGATGTTGAAAACAATGTAATCTTAGTAAAAGGTGCAGTACCTGGACCTAAAAATGGATACGTTGTATTAAGACCAGCTATAAAAAAATAGGTTAGTAGAAGTGAAAGGAGGAAAGAAATGGCAGTTTTAAGCATATATAACTTAGCAGGAGCACAAACTGGAACTGTTGAAGTAAATGATACTATATTTGGAATTGAACCAAATAAAATAGTACTTCATGAAGTACTTACAGCAGAATTAGCAGCAGCTAGACAAGGAAGTGCAAATACTAAGAACAGATCCGCAGTAAAAGGTGGAGGAAGAAAACCTTTTAAACAAAAAGGAACTGGTAGAGCTAGACAAGGAACAATAAGAGCACCACATATGGTTGGTGGAGGAGTTGTTTTTGGACCAACACCTAGAAGTTATGAGAAAAAAGTAAATAAAAAAGCTAGAGTGTTAGCTCTTAAATCAGCATTATCAGCTAAATGTGCAAATGGAGATATCGTTGTTTTAGATGGCGTTATAGAAGCTCCAAAAACAAAAACTATAATTGAATTAACAAAAGCTTTAGGAGCTACAACAAAACAAATGTTTGTAGTTGATGACTTAACAGAACAGAATGATTTTAATTTATTCTTATCTGCAAGAAATTTAGAAAATGCAGTAGTATTTCAACCAAGCGAGTTAGGAATTTACTGGTTACTAAAACAAAATAAAGTTATCATTACTAAAGAAGCATTAGCAACAATTGAGGAGGTGCTTGGATAATGACAGCTTATGAAATTATAAGAAAGCCTCTAATTACTGAGAAAACTGAGCTTCTTAGAAGAGAGCATAACAAATATACTTTTGAAGTAAATAGAAAAGCAAATAAAATAGAAATAAAAAAAGCGGTAGAAGAAATATTTGATGTAAAAGTAGCAAATGTTTCTACATTAAACGTTAAACCTGTAACAAAAAGACATGGTATGAAATTATATAAAACTCAAGCTAAGAAAAAAGCAATTGTTGAATTAGCTTCAGGAACTATTTCATATTTTAAAGAAATGTAATAAAGGATTTAAAGATAGTTATAGGTCTATATTAGATATCGGAGGATTAAGAATGGCTATAAAAGTAATGAAACCAACAAGTGATGGAACAAGACACATGTCAAGACTTGTTGTAGAAGGACTAAGTAAAGCAAGACCTGAAAAGTCTTTAACTGTACCTTTAAACTCTGCTTATGGTAGAGATAATTACGGTCACAGAACAGCAAGAAATAGACAAAAAGGTCATAAAAGATTATACAGAATAATCGATTTTAAAAGAAATAAATTAGATGTACCTGCAACTGTTGCATCAATAGAATATGATCCAAACAGAACTGCAAACATCGCATTATTACATTATGCTGATGGAGCTAAAGCTTATATATTAGCACCTAAAGGATTAAAAGCTGGAGACGTTGTATTAAGCGGATCAAAAGCTGAAATCAAACCAGGAAATGCATTAAAATTAAAAGATATGCCAGTAGGAGCTCAAATTCATAATGTTGAACTTCAAGTTGGAAGAGGTGGACAATTAGTAAGATCTGCAGGGACTGCAGCTAGACTAGTTGCTAAAGAAGGAACATATTGCCATGTTGAGTTACCGTCTGGAGAACTTAGATTAGTACATGGTGAATGTATGGCAACTATTGGAGAGGTAGGAAACTCTGAGCATAGCCTAGTATCAATCGGAAAAGCAGGAAGAAATAGACATATGGGAAGAAGACCTCATGTTAGAGGTTCTGCAATGAACCCTTGTGATCACCCTCATGGTGGAGGAGAAGGTAAAGCTACTGTAGGTAGAAAATCTCCATTAACTCCTTGGGGTAAACCAGCACTTGGTATTAAAACAAGAGGTAAAAAATCATCTGATAAGTTTATTGTAAGAAGAAGAAACGACAAGTAATTTCGAGAGAGGAGGACATAGGTTATGGCAAGATCGCTTAGAAAAGGGCCTTTTTGTGATCATCACTTAATGAAAAAGGCTGAAGAAGTAAAAGCAAGTGGAAATTTAAAAACTGTTATAAAAACTTGGTCAAGAAGATCAACAATATTCCCTAGCTTCATAGGGTTAACATTTGGAGTTTATAATGGTAAAAAACATATACCAGTTTATGTAACAGAACAAATGGTTGGAAATAAATTAGGTGAATTTGCAC comes from Fusobacterium sp. JB019 and encodes:
- the rplD gene encoding 50S ribosomal protein L4 — protein: MAVLSIYNLAGAQTGTVEVNDTIFGIEPNKIVLHEVLTAELAAARQGSANTKNRSAVKGGGRKPFKQKGTGRARQGTIRAPHMVGGGVVFGPTPRSYEKKVNKKARVLALKSALSAKCANGDIVVLDGVIEAPKTKTIIELTKALGATTKQMFVVDDLTEQNDFNLFLSARNLENAVVFQPSELGIYWLLKQNKVIITKEALATIEEVLG
- the rplW gene encoding 50S ribosomal protein L23 yields the protein MTAYEIIRKPLITEKTELLRREHNKYTFEVNRKANKIEIKKAVEEIFDVKVANVSTLNVKPVTKRHGMKLYKTQAKKKAIVELASGTISYFKEM
- the rplB gene encoding 50S ribosomal protein L2, with amino-acid sequence MAIKVMKPTSDGTRHMSRLVVEGLSKARPEKSLTVPLNSAYGRDNYGHRTARNRQKGHKRLYRIIDFKRNKLDVPATVASIEYDPNRTANIALLHYADGAKAYILAPKGLKAGDVVLSGSKAEIKPGNALKLKDMPVGAQIHNVELQVGRGGQLVRSAGTAARLVAKEGTYCHVELPSGELRLVHGECMATIGEVGNSEHSLVSIGKAGRNRHMGRRPHVRGSAMNPCDHPHGGGEGKATVGRKSPLTPWGKPALGIKTRGKKSSDKFIVRRRNDK
- the rpsS gene encoding 30S ribosomal protein S19 — encoded protein: MARSLRKGPFCDHHLMKKAEEVKASGNLKTVIKTWSRRSTIFPSFIGLTFGVYNGKKHIPVYVTEQMVGNKLGEFAPTRTYHGHTRVGGK